The stretch of DNA CTAATCTTTTGAATATCCTTATCCATAGCCTCACATTCCTTCACTTGATTTGTACCATGTATATGTACAAGCTTCACATTCTATGAACAAGGAATATTATTTATATGTAAAAACACCTCAAAACCTACCAACTGTTTTGAGGTGTTTACGTTGAATTATATTTTAAAAAATTCTTTTACTCGTTGGAAAATACCTTTTTCATCATCAAGTGCTTGCAAAGGTACTGTCTCCCCTAATATTCTTCTCGCAATATTTCGATAAGCAATCGAAGCCTTAGAATTTGGATGAAGTGCAATTGGCTCTCCATTATTAGATGCTTTAATTACTTCATCATCATCTACAACGATCCCAATTAAATCAATAGATAGTAAATTAACGATATCATCTATATCTAACATGTCACCATTTTTCATCATATGATTACGTATACGATTAATAACCAATCTAGGTGATTCTTTCATATCCTGTTTTTCTAATAAACCTACAATTCGATCTGCATCACGCACACTGGATTTTTCCGGAGTAGTTACTACGATCGCTCGGTCTGCACCTGCAATCGCATTTTGGAATCCTTGCTCTATTCCTGCTGGACAATCAATTATAATATAATCATACTCTTGTTTTAATTCCGCAATTATTTCTTTCATTCCTTGAATCGTAACAGCAGTTTTATCACTTGTCTGCGCTGCAGGTAATAGCGTTAAATAATCAAAACGTTTGTCTTTTATAAGAGCTTGTTTTAATTTACATCTTTCCTCTATTACATCAACAATATCAAAAATTATTCTGTTTTCTAACCCCATTACAACATCTAAATTTCTAAGTCCAATATCTGTATCAATCAAACATACTTTTTTCTCCATTAATGCTAGGGCAGTTCCGATATTCGCTGAAGTAGTGGTTTTTCCTACTCCGCCTTTACCAGAAGTAATTACGATAGCTTCACCCATTATTCATTCTCCTCTCAAATCCACTTATTTCTTTCCGTTTTTTTGAAAGAACCTTTAAGGAATCGATAGTGATTTTATCTTGATCTGTATCAATAATACCACATTCCATATAAACACCATCAGATTCATAGTCAGGTGCTCGACTTATATAGTCGGCAATTCGTAATTGTGTTGGCTTCATATAAGAAGCTGCTATAAAAGCATCTTTATCCCCATGATAACCTGCATGAGCAATTCCTAATAGATTACCTAATATATAGATATTCCCACTAGCTACCACTCTTCCCCCAGGATTTACATCACCAACCAATAATAAATCTCCTTGTATTTCTAGAATTTGACCTGATCGAACTACACGGTTAATCACTTTTACTTCACTATCGTCCATCCACCGCTTTGCATCGTTAATCGGAATCAGATTTGAATCAATCCCGATCACTTTAAATCGCTGATCAGTTGTTATAACTTGACGAATCTGCTCTTCTTTTTCTCCACTTATATATCGATTTCCTAATTTAACTTTAACAGACACAACAGGCTCATCTTGTTTTGGTTTACTAAATTGAATTTTCTCTTCTAATTCTTTTAGAACCTCTTCAAATGATGCATCTTCATCAATAAATAGACTTAATCCATCTCTGGTACCTTTAATTGTAATGATTTGTTTTAGATCCTGCACTCTTTAATCACCTCATTTTCACACTACATTAATGATCTATGTATCTTATATTATTTAGCGCATTCGTTCACCAAGCGGAATTTCTGTTTTCCATTTTTCCAATCTTTTAGATGAAAATGGATAAATAACAATTAAGAAGACAAGATTTAATAAGATTGTCGGAGCTAACCTATTTAACATAAAACTCTCTATTGAAATATCCACCATACCAACAACAGAGAAAATCCCATAAATCGTAAATTCTATCAATACAATACCAAACGTTGCTAGCAATAATAGGACATAAAAATTACCCTGTAACATTTTCTTTATTCCATGAACAATATAAATTACTAAGGCGTAAGAAAACATATAGACACCGAGCACGCCTGTATACACAATATCAAAAAGCAATCCGAATATTAATGCATATAACACAGAATAATACGTATCATTATGATCGAAAAAAACAGCAACAAAGACTAAAAAGATAAAAAGCCAATGAGGTACGATGAAATAGTCTCCCGATAATAACTGTAGTGGAAGTAGCTCCAGAGCAACCCCTTCTAGTACAATTATTATAAATAATACGAGAGGTAATACAAGGCGCCTAATCAAGACTCATCCTCCTCATCTGCATTTTCTTCCATTTCTTGTGGTTGTTCTATAGCTCGATCCACTACAACGACATTATTAATATCATAAAGGTCAGCAGCTGGTTCAACCATAGCAATCCGAGTAAGACCGTATTGATCGGACACTATTTCTTTCACTTCACCGATTTTTAAGCCTGCAGGAAATTTCCCGCCCTTTTCAGAAGAATAAACAATATCTCCTTCTTCCACATTTTTCTCGGATTCTTCAATAATACGGAATAATAATGAATTAGATTCTTTGTCGAACCCTTCAATCATTCCAAAAACATCTTGATCATCTTCTTTTGTAATTGTAGCTGATATACGATTAAATTCGTCAAAGCCGGTTAAAAGTTGTACCGTAGCTGTAACATTGGAAATCTGTAACACTTTACCTATCATTCCATCAGCAGTAATTACAACCATATTTGTTTCTATTCCATGGTCAGATCCACGGTTAATTGTTACTTGGTCCATCCATTGTTCTGGTGATCGAGAAATTACTGACGCATGGATGGGTTCATAATCTCTCACCGTTTCGGTCATACCAATTATTTCTCTTAACTCTTCGTTCTCTTCTTCTAATTTTTGAACGTCATATAGTAGAGAATCTTGTTGAGCAATTTGCTCCCTTAGAATTTGATTCTCTTCATACGTATTTTTCATATCATCGATATTAGAGATAATACCTGTTACATAGGAAACTGGTGCATGAATCGTATTTTGCACCCAACCTACTGTATCGTTGATAATTGTTTCAACAAACCCCATATTTTCTCGATCTCTTAAGGAATATCCGATTAGAGCAACTAAAACAATTACTCCAATTAGGATAATAAAAAGTTTTTTGCTACGTAAAAATTGCATTTTAACACACCTACTTATTTATTTAACGGACGTGCAGACACACTTGGGCTATTTCTAAACTGATTAATATACTCTAAAGATTTTCCAGTACCTATCGCGACACTTTCTAAAGGTTCATCTGTAACGAATACTGGGATCTTTGTTTCATCACTTATTACTTGATCTAAATTTTTTAACAGTGCCCCTCCACCAGAAAGGACGATTCCACGATCCATTATATCTGCAGATAACTCAGGAGGAGTTTTTTCCAGTGTCGACTTTACCGCATTTACAATCGAGTCTACTGTATCATCCAGAGATTTCGATATTTCTTCCGATGTTACTGTAATTGTTTTGGGAAGCCCCGTCAATAAGTCTCTTCCTCTAATGTCCATTTCTTCAGGACTTTTTCCACCCTTTGCTGATCCAATATCCATTTTTATTGACTCGGCTGAGCGCTCACCAATCATTAAATTATAGTGTTTGCGAATGTAATTAATAATGGCTTCATCCATATCATCACCGGCAATACGAATGGACTCACTTGTTACAATACCGCCGAGTGATATTACTGCTATTTCAGTAGTACCTCCACCTATATCAACTATCATACTTCCCGTAGGTTCCCAGACTGGCAAACCAGCTCCAATTGCAGCAGCAAATGGTTCAGCTATTGGATAAGCCTCTTTTGCGCCTGCTTGTTTTGTTGCATCAATAACGGCCCGTTCCTCTACCATTGTGATTCCAGATGGAACACATACCATCACATTAGGCTTTTTTGCGAATAATGAACGTTTTTTCATTGCTTTTTTCATGTAATAATTCATCATTACGGATGTGGTATCATAATCTGCAATTACCCCATCTTTCATAGGGCGAATAACAGAAATATTTCCCGGTGTTCTTCCAATCATATTTCGTGCGTTACGACCTACAGCCTCAATACTACCTGTCTCTAAATTCTTAGCTACAACAGATGGCTCCCGCACAATAATTCCTTTACCTTTAACAAAAACAAGTGTATTAGCTGTACCCAAATCAATGCCTAAATCCTGTGAAAAATTAAACATACCCAAGCGTATCTCCCTTTCCTTCGATTCTAATTTTCTTTATGTATCTCGCTTTTATAACATTTTTCATTCATTATAAATGATAAGAAGCGCCTCTCCCTTTCTTGCAATGAAAGATGGCGCTAAATTTACCAATTCTTATTTAATTATACGAAAAAACTTATAAAATAGATAGTATTTATAAATAACCTTTTTCTTTTAGGGATACGAATTTTTTGTCACCGATAATCAGATGGTCTAATACTTCAATGCCAATTAATTTACCAGAGTCCACTAAACGTTTCGTCACATGGATATCTTCTTGTGACGGTGTTGGGTCGTAGGGTAGAAAAAATACGCCTTTCTTTAAATGATAGAAGGTTTTATTTCTCCTCCCTCAGAACCGTACGTACACCTTTCAGCGTATACGGCTCGCTAGTTGAATATAGCAGGTCAACAGGAAAAGTTTTATGTTACACTTCAGAAAATTTTTGAAGAACTTTCTTTCGATGTAGTTTTAAATCATACATTTTTATAAACATAATAAATGTTTGATTCTTACACTTATCATTACACACAAGAGCGATTCTTTTATTTCGAGGATGTTTCATAGACATAGCAAGCTGCTTCGCTGTTGTCTTATATTTAAACGCAAGCGTTTTTAAAAAGCTACTCTCAGCTAAATGAACCATTTTTTCAATATCATTAAAATTTACAGCAAATAGACAATGATTGGCAAATGAAATAAGTTCTTCATTGTATATCTTTAAAATTTCTTGAGCAGAAAAATGTAAGAGCCTTTTTCTAGCCAAAGGTATGTGCTCTTGAAAAACACCATAACCTTTTTGAGAAGCCCATTGGTTCATTTGTTGCTTAGGAATAATCAAATTAAGTTGCTGACTTGTACCAGAATTTGATAGATAATTTCTTTTAGAGGAGAGTTGATAATTTTGAAAATAAATTCTGTCACCTCGATGATTTAGGTTTGATTGTATATCATAAAAAGAATGAAGTCCGCTCCGATCAAGCTCATTATTAATCTCCCCAAGTAAACGGTTCGCATGAACTTTTGTGCTGTTTAAACCAACAAGATACTCTTCCTTATTGAAAACGAATTTGATAGAAGTACCATTATTTCTTTCAAATGCATCGATTATCCCTTTTAAGTTTTGTACGACAGATTCCTGGAAAATATGTTCTAGGAGATTGGATAATTTAATCATTGTATAGCTATATGGGTGATGCTGCTTTTGCAGACTCAGCATTGATGCATAAAACACAAGTTGAATAAATCGTTGATCATTTACTTTTCTTTTAATCTTATTAATTAGAAATTCAAGATGTTGTTGTGAAAAGGGGATTTTTTTTAACTTTATTTTTATAAACCAATTAATGGTACCCCAGCTTTTTAATTTTTGAAGTGAAGAAAATGAAGGATTATTTTTAATCAGTAGTAGTTTTTCAAAGTTCCCTAAATGATATATATGTTCTAGTATAACAACTACGGATTCTATTATTAATATATTCTTCATATGGAGGTTCTCATTTAATTTTGATTTTGAGGGCTGTGAGAAGCGGAATTTTCCTGATTTTAACTCATAAACCAATTCTTTTATCATTTTATCTTTAATTTGTCTGTGTAGATATCTTAGACGAATTGTACGCATAATAACGATTTGCCAGAGATCGTCATTATATAATAACCGGTAGCAATCGAATACTACTTTTCCTTGTTGAGCTGCTCTTTGTATTACGTCCAATTGAGGAAATGGATGAATTGTCATATTCATGACTCCTTTCGTCTAGACGTATTTCAACCTATCTTCCTTCCCCTTGCCAAACCTATTACAGGCTGACGTTGAGTACTATGAAGACTCCGTTACCTTATGCCTTATTTTTGAGACATAGCACTTAGGCAATCCCTGCATTATGTCAATATATAGATACGTGATGTTTAGGTACCCATTTCGATGGTTTCTTCTTATTGAAGATGGGAGGATAACCCTTACGATGAGATAGAAAGCGGTGAATTCCAATCTCATGATACCCTAACTATTTAATAGTTACACACCCAATATCCCTTCACCTTGGGTTCAAGCAGTATAGCTTTTACCATGCATCACTTGGTCTGAAAGACAAAAGTATAGGATGTACTATTTCCTTCTTTTCACATCATGCTATTGTCCCCTAATTGGTTTCCCAATTAAAGTAAGATGCTGACCATAGAACATTGTAAGGAGTTCTAGATACTTTGTGTATCACTATATAATTACACCTTGCAGGCGCACACCACTCGGGTGATTGTGGGCTACAATTAATGATGCTGCAGAACGTTTAACTGCTTCTTTAAAAACCTCTCTAGGGTGCACTATCGAGGCATTTAAACTACCTATAAAAACTGTTTGATAATGAATAATTTGATTTTTTGTATTTAGAAATAAAACTACAAAATGTTCCTGACTTAAATAACGCATCTCTTCCATGATGTAACTAGCACCGTCTTCAGGAGACCGGATAACATAAGGACCATCGGGCTTATAGGTATTCAATCTTTTCCCTAACTCGATAGCAGCAAGAATGATAAGTCCTTTCGCTGTGCCAATACCTTTAATTGCTATAAGTTCTTCAATAGTCGCATCTCTTATTAATTTCATCCCCTCAAAATGCATTAAAATTCGATTAGATAATACATTTACTGAATCTTGTTTTGTTCCGCTACCAATAAGAATGGATAGTATTTCTTGATTCGATAAATGAGATGCTCCATGCTTTAGCAATCTTTCTCTAGGTCGATCTTCTTTGGGTACGTTCTTCATAGTAAGTACCGTGGTTTTCATCTTCTCCCTCCTTTCTTTGTATAGCATATCGGTAGAAGAGTGTAACAACAAATATAAAAAATAATATTTTAGTTTGGATTTCATACACTAAATTTTATATTTATCATAAAGAAACGTATAAATAACTAGTGCCGAATTTACAAAATATATAAATCCTTATCATTTTTAAATCACGTTAAAAAAGCTTGTGAAGAATCCAGATAGAATTCTCCACAAGCTCGCTATTATTTTTGTAGTATTTCGTACTCATGCATTAATTTTAAAAGTTGCTCTGAAGATGGTTCGCCACTCGTTTCATTTAACGTCTCTACCAATTTATTTATAGCATTTGTTTCTTTAGGAACACTTTCTATTAATGGCTGAATTTTGTCACTAGTAATTGGTTCTGTCGCATTTAATTGATTCGTCAACTCGGATTGCCAAAAAGTATGAAAGGAATCTATCCACTGGGCTTCTTCTTTTGTTAACTCTACTTCACCCTTTGTAGTACTCCATTCTTTCACATATAAATCTACATTATTTTGTTCACTTATAGACGCAGCAATAGATTGACCCAAATCTTTAGTCGGAGCAACACCTGCCAGAAGAAAGTATTGATCTTCTCTTTGCCAAATCACTGTTTCGATTTCTAAGTCAGAATATTTTTCTTGCCACTCAACCGCGTTCGCCTCTTCCGAAAATATTCCTGCTTGAATAATATAAGATTGCAGTGGCTCTATTTGATATGCTTCTGTAGAAATCGCCATTGAAGATCCATCATCATTCATTCCTCCAATAGTTGGAATAGACCCATTTGCTGAAGGTGGAGTATCCACTTGTACAAACATCCGAATTAAGGTAAACCCTAGAATCGACCCAATAATTACTGCAGATATAACCGCCATTAATAAAGGCTTAAGTTGAAATGATTTTTTGTTTTTTTTATTAGGAAATCCTTTTTTAGACTTTTTTAAAGCGGTTAATACTGGCAGCTTCTCTTGTTCATGCTTTTCTTGGGCAGCAGCTGACTCTTCTGGTGAGCTTAAGAATTCCTCTGCAGGTAATTTATACGTCCATTTTTTTCCATTTTTCTCTACTAATATTGGTTTCTTTTTCTCCACAATATGTTCCTCCTGTGCCCAGTAGTATGTCCCTCACTCTAGCACAGCAGATATAAAAAGTAAGACGAAATCTGACACTAGTTCTAAGAATCGTTCAACATATTTCGCTGCAGATCATTAACATATTGTTTTACTAATGATATGAAATGTAAAGATCCAGTAATATAATAGCATTCATCCTTATTTTCAAAAATTGTTTCCAAGTATTTTTTCCAATCATAAACGATTCGTTTTGGCTGCTTTGTTTCTAATTGTTCTAATTCCTCAAAGGAGGGAGCGCGAACATGATCAAATGTTGTTACATTAACGTTCGACAAGTCTGATTGCAGACAATTTATCATGTTTCTTACGTCTTTATCCTTAAAAGCTGCAAATAAAATATGATGACCGCTTTTAGAATCCTGTCGTTTTATCGTGTCTATCAAAGAATGTATACCTTCCATATTATGTGCGCCATCTACAATTATTGACGGATTACTATGGATTTTCTCTAATCTTCCAGGTAATCTAGCTTGTTCTACCCCTTTAATTATCTTATCTTCCGTTAACTGCCAGCCTTGTTCATGAAGTATATGTAATACATAAAGGGCTATAGAAGCATTATAGTGTTGATGTTTTCCATTCATATCTAAATCTATATCAAATTGTTGATTAGATATATTAAATTTAAAATGATTCATAGTTATAGATTCATACGTAAAATCTTTGTCTAAAACAAATAATGGTGAATTCATCTCTTCCGTTTTCTTCTCTATTATGTCATACGCAGTTCCGTTAACACCAGTTATCATTGGAATTAACGGCTTGATTATACCCGCTTTTTGTTCAGCAATTTCTACTAACGTTTCACCTAACAATGCAGTATGGTCATAAGAAATAGTAGTGATAACAGTTACAATTGGCGAAATTACATTAGTCGTATCCCACATTCCTCCCATGCCCGCTTCGACAACTGCGATATCTACATTATTTTCAAAACAAACAAAGCTTAATACCGTTAATATCTCAAAGTTACTCGGGGAGTTCCCATCTTTGTCTAGCATTTCAATGGCAGGCAACATTTTTTGAAATGCTTGTGAAAATACCTTCTCCGATAC from Oceanobacillus iheyensis HTE831 encodes:
- the minD gene encoding septum site-determining protein MinD yields the protein MGEAIVITSGKGGVGKTTTSANIGTALALMEKKVCLIDTDIGLRNLDVVMGLENRIIFDIVDVIEERCKLKQALIKDKRFDYLTLLPAAQTSDKTAVTIQGMKEIIAELKQEYDYIIIDCPAGIEQGFQNAIAGADRAIVVTTPEKSSVRDADRIVGLLEKQDMKESPRLVINRIRNHMMKNGDMLDIDDIVNLLSIDLIGIVVDDDEVIKASNNGEPIALHPNSKASIAYRNIARRILGETVPLQALDDEKGIFQRVKEFFKI
- the minC gene encoding septum site-determining protein MinC gives rise to the protein MQDLKQIITIKGTRDGLSLFIDEDASFEEVLKELEEKIQFSKPKQDEPVVSVKVKLGNRYISGEKEEQIRQVITTDQRFKVIGIDSNLIPINDAKRWMDDSEVKVINRVVRSGQILEIQGDLLLVGDVNPGGRVVASGNIYILGNLLGIAHAGYHGDKDAFIAASYMKPTQLRIADYISRAPDYESDGVYMECGIIDTDQDKITIDSLKVLSKKRKEISGFERRMNNG
- the mreD gene encoding rod shape-determining protein MreD — translated: MIRRLVLPLVLFIIIVLEGVALELLPLQLLSGDYFIVPHWLFIFLVFVAVFFDHNDTYYSVLYALIFGLLFDIVYTGVLGVYMFSYALVIYIVHGIKKMLQGNFYVLLLLATFGIVLIEFTIYGIFSVVGMVDISIESFMLNRLAPTILLNLVFLIVIYPFSSKRLEKWKTEIPLGERMR
- the mreC gene encoding rod shape-determining protein MreC, with the translated sequence MQFLRSKKLFIILIGVIVLVALIGYSLRDRENMGFVETIINDTVGWVQNTIHAPVSYVTGIISNIDDMKNTYEENQILREQIAQQDSLLYDVQKLEEENEELREIIGMTETVRDYEPIHASVISRSPEQWMDQVTINRGSDHGIETNMVVITADGMIGKVLQISNVTATVQLLTGFDEFNRISATITKEDDQDVFGMIEGFDKESNSLLFRIIEESEKNVEEGDIVYSSEKGGKFPAGLKIGEVKEIVSDQYGLTRIAMVEPAADLYDINNVVVVDRAIEQPQEMEENADEEDES
- a CDS encoding rod shape-determining protein, whose amino-acid sequence is MFNFSQDLGIDLGTANTLVFVKGKGIIVREPSVVAKNLETGSIEAVGRNARNMIGRTPGNISVIRPMKDGVIADYDTTSVMMNYYMKKAMKKRSLFAKKPNVMVCVPSGITMVEERAVIDATKQAGAKEAYPIAEPFAAAIGAGLPVWEPTGSMIVDIGGGTTEIAVISLGGIVTSESIRIAGDDMDEAIINYIRKHYNLMIGERSAESIKMDIGSAKGGKSPEEMDIRGRDLLTGLPKTITVTSEEISKSLDDTVDSIVNAVKSTLEKTPPELSADIMDRGIVLSGGGALLKNLDQVISDETKIPVFVTDEPLESVAIGTGKSLEYINQFRNSPSVSARPLNK
- the radC gene encoding RadC family protein, whose translation is MKTTVLTMKNVPKEDRPRERLLKHGASHLSNQEILSILIGSGTKQDSVNVLSNRILMHFEGMKLIRDATIEELIAIKGIGTAKGLIILAAIELGKRLNTYKPDGPYVIRSPEDGASYIMEEMRYLSQEHFVVLFLNTKNQIIHYQTVFIGSLNASIVHPREVFKEAVKRSAASLIVAHNHPSGVRLQGVII
- a CDS encoding bifunctional folylpolyglutamate synthase/dihydrofolate synthase yields the protein MLFEQIEQYFNNRETIGVQPGLERVKELLKFVDYPDKDLPTIHIAGTNGKGSTSQFIQSALIANDYKVGSFTSPSFYGIRGFIQMNNEPVSEKVFSQAFQKMLPAIEMLDKDGNSPSNFEILTVLSFVCFENNVDIAVVEAGMGGMWDTTNVISPIVTVITTISYDHTALLGETLVEIAEQKAGIIKPLIPMITGVNGTAYDIIEKKTEEMNSPLFVLDKDFTYESITMNHFKFNISNQQFDIDLDMNGKHQHYNASIALYVLHILHEQGWQLTEDKIIKGVEQARLPGRLEKIHSNPSIIVDGAHNMEGIHSLIDTIKRQDSKSGHHILFAAFKDKDVRNMINCLQSDLSNVNVTTFDHVRAPSFEELEQLETKQPKRIVYDWKKYLETIFENKDECYYITGSLHFISLVKQYVNDLQRNMLNDS